A window from Hymenobacter volaticus encodes these proteins:
- a CDS encoding NADPH-dependent F420 reductase has translation MNIGIIGAGHIGSALAVRLTSLGHSVYIANSRGPETLTELAEKTGATPVTAQEAARHGEIIVVTIPLIKIPDLPKDLFEGVPASVPVIDTSNYYPLLRDGQLPELESGDLTESEWVQQHLGRPVLKVFNNIFAANLENNGQPAGTPGRIALAVAGDDAAAKKQAMALVEELGFDAVDGGSLHESWRQQPGSPLYCTDLPAAKVQQHLASLGTVYTPEQHTQFAANQAASEKQLQAQGVKL, from the coding sequence ATGAACATTGGAATCATTGGGGCTGGCCACATCGGCAGTGCCCTAGCCGTGCGACTCACCAGCCTCGGCCACTCGGTATATATTGCTAATTCCCGCGGACCCGAAACGCTAACGGAATTGGCTGAAAAAACTGGTGCTACTCCCGTTACGGCCCAGGAAGCTGCCCGCCACGGCGAAATCATTGTGGTAACCATTCCGCTGATAAAAATTCCTGACCTACCCAAAGACCTGTTCGAGGGCGTGCCCGCCAGCGTACCTGTAATTGACACCAGCAACTACTACCCCTTGCTGCGCGATGGTCAACTACCCGAGCTAGAAAGCGGCGATCTGACCGAAAGCGAATGGGTGCAGCAGCACCTGGGTCGCCCGGTGCTCAAGGTGTTTAACAACATTTTCGCCGCGAACCTCGAGAACAACGGCCAGCCTGCCGGCACGCCCGGCCGCATTGCGCTAGCAGTAGCTGGCGACGATGCCGCCGCCAAGAAGCAGGCAATGGCCCTCGTGGAAGAGTTAGGCTTCGACGCTGTAGATGGCGGTAGCCTGCACGAGTCGTGGCGGCAGCAGCCAGGCTCGCCCCTGTACTGCACCGATTTGCCGGCTGCCAAAGTGCAGCAGCATTTAGCTAGCCTGGGTACTGTATACACGCCCGAGCAGCACACCCAATTTGCAGCAAACCAAGCCGCATCAGAAAAACAATTGCAGGCGCAAGGCGTCAAGCTGTAA
- the bla gene encoding subclass B1 metallo-beta-lactamase: MKFSLAILLLAAIAAKPYYQQESVEAGKVVYQSDDLTIVQVSKNTYVHTSFLSTESFGKVSCNGLIVKGGKETVVFDTPTHDKESKELIAWIKKDLHCKVKAVIPTHFHDDCVGGLKEFERSKIPSYANEKTIAYAKQKGVNVPERAFTNSLVLPIGTTKVYATFWGEGHTKDNVVGYFPDDEVMFGGCLIKELQAGKGNLADANVQAWPVTVEKLKQEYPNVKVVVPGHGEVGDRSLLDYTIQLFQQP; encoded by the coding sequence ATGAAGTTTTCACTTGCCATTTTGCTGCTGGCTGCCATTGCGGCAAAGCCCTATTATCAACAAGAAAGCGTTGAAGCCGGTAAAGTAGTGTATCAATCCGACGACTTAACCATTGTGCAGGTCTCTAAGAACACCTACGTCCATACTTCGTTTTTGAGTACCGAGAGCTTCGGCAAGGTGTCATGCAACGGCCTAATCGTAAAAGGCGGAAAAGAAACAGTCGTGTTCGACACTCCTACCCATGACAAGGAGTCGAAAGAACTGATTGCCTGGATAAAAAAGGACCTTCATTGCAAGGTAAAAGCAGTGATTCCCACGCATTTTCACGACGACTGCGTTGGCGGATTGAAAGAGTTTGAGCGAAGCAAAATTCCGTCTTATGCCAACGAAAAGACTATTGCGTATGCAAAGCAGAAAGGGGTCAACGTTCCTGAGCGCGCATTTACCAATAGCCTGGTTTTACCCATTGGGACTACCAAAGTCTACGCAACTTTTTGGGGAGAGGGCCACACAAAAGACAATGTTGTGGGGTATTTCCCGGATGATGAAGTCATGTTTGGCGGGTGCTTAATCAAAGAATTGCAGGCCGGAAAAGGCAACCTCGCCGATGCCAATGTGCAAGCATGGCCCGTAACAGTGGAAAAACTAAAACAAGAGTACCCCAACGTAAAAGTTGTCGTTCCAGGGCATGGCGAAGTAGGCGACCGAAGTCTGCTTGACTACACTATTCAACTGTTTCAGCAACCATAG
- the bla gene encoding subclass B3 metallo-beta-lactamase: MASMNTVEKRKDRRSRKRRIGLSIAVVFAVAAAFVLPRWKTAIDNGGMLPREPFRIAGNLYYVGTRDVTSFLLTSPKGHVLLDGGYPGTAPLILKSIATLGFRITDVKILLNSHAHFDHAGGLAALQQASGAQLWVSEEDADIVAAGGASDRNMAPVNLLIYCGLLKYPAPRVDHRFQDGTKIRLGPITLTAHLTPGHTPGCTTWSFPVRDGNRELLAVSIGSLTLPMPASVFNWKYDIELQNEFKKSFATLRSLPADIYLASHARAFSLKDKSLARTTAQDPVAPFIDRAGYLQDIDKAEAQFRQILQEQQ, translated from the coding sequence ATGGCATCTATGAATACCGTGGAAAAGAGAAAGGATAGAAGGAGCCGCAAGCGCCGAATAGGGCTAAGCATTGCGGTTGTTTTTGCCGTTGCGGCAGCGTTTGTGCTTCCTAGGTGGAAGACGGCAATCGATAATGGGGGAATGCTGCCGCGGGAGCCGTTCCGCATTGCTGGCAACCTCTATTACGTGGGCACCCGGGACGTTACGTCCTTTTTGCTCACTAGCCCCAAAGGCCATGTGCTCCTAGATGGCGGCTACCCTGGCACCGCTCCCTTGATCCTGAAGAGCATTGCCACTCTCGGCTTTCGCATCACGGACGTAAAGATCCTGCTCAACTCGCATGCGCACTTCGACCATGCAGGCGGCTTAGCGGCGTTGCAGCAGGCATCTGGAGCCCAATTATGGGTGAGCGAAGAGGATGCCGACATCGTTGCGGCGGGAGGCGCCAGCGACCGGAACATGGCTCCGGTGAATTTGCTGATATACTGCGGCCTGCTCAAATATCCGGCGCCCCGCGTGGATCATCGATTCCAAGACGGCACCAAAATCCGCCTCGGTCCTATCACCCTCACGGCTCATCTCACACCGGGCCATACGCCGGGTTGTACTACGTGGTCGTTTCCGGTACGGGATGGCAACCGGGAGTTGCTGGCGGTCAGCATCGGCAGCCTAACGTTGCCGATGCCCGCGTCGGTGTTCAACTGGAAATACGATATTGAACTTCAGAACGAATTCAAAAAAAGCTTTGCAACGCTACGCAGCCTGCCGGCCGACATCTACCTGGCCTCTCATGCGCGGGCTTTTAGTTTAAAGGACAAGTCTCTGGCCCGCACCACTGCCCAAGACCCAGTGGCACCGTTTATCGACCGGGCCGGCTACCTCCAGGACATCGACAAAGCGGAAGCACAGTTTCGGCAGATACTCCAGGAGCAGCAATAA
- a CDS encoding SDR family NAD(P)-dependent oxidoreductase, with translation MNDQTALITGASSGIGFELARCFARDDYRVVLVARHLDELKEAARLLHQEFRGVDIVLLPFDLSRPESADQIYAETTQRGFQIDALVNDAGFGETGYFTDTDMQTELDMIQVNAASLVHLTKLYLRDMVARNSGRILQLGSIASFSPSPCQAVYAATKAFVLSFTEAVQHELKQQKSAVTMTILCPPPTDTNFFHVAHAENTRAAQHPASARTIAEEGYDEFMEGAARSLPTIGAKLNFFSSLVLPDSMLATLMNTQLHASQK, from the coding sequence ATGAACGACCAAACTGCCCTTATTACCGGTGCTTCCAGTGGCATTGGCTTCGAGCTGGCCCGCTGCTTCGCCCGCGACGATTATCGGGTTGTGCTTGTTGCCCGCCACCTCGACGAGTTGAAGGAAGCGGCCCGCCTGCTTCACCAGGAGTTTAGAGGGGTTGATATCGTGCTGCTGCCCTTCGACCTTAGCCGCCCCGAATCGGCCGACCAGATTTATGCGGAAACCACCCAGCGAGGCTTCCAAATTGATGCACTGGTCAACGACGCCGGGTTTGGTGAAACCGGCTACTTCACGGATACCGACATGCAAACCGAACTCGACATGATTCAAGTGAATGCGGCTTCGCTCGTTCACTTGACCAAGCTGTATTTGCGCGACATGGTGGCACGCAACTCGGGCCGCATTTTGCAGCTTGGCTCTATTGCCTCGTTTTCGCCTAGCCCTTGCCAAGCAGTTTATGCCGCTACCAAGGCCTTCGTCCTCAGCTTCACCGAAGCGGTGCAGCACGAGCTAAAGCAACAGAAGTCGGCCGTAACGATGACCATACTTTGCCCGCCGCCTACCGATACCAACTTCTTCCACGTCGCGCACGCCGAAAATACCCGCGCGGCTCAACACCCCGCCTCCGCTCGCACCATAGCTGAAGAAGGCTACGACGAGTTCATGGAAGGCGCGGCCCGCTCGCTGCCCACCATTGGCGCAAAACTCAACTTCTTCTCCAGCTTGGTTCTCCCCGATTCCATGCTGGCTACCCTCATGAACACGCAGCTACACGCAAGCCAGAAATAA
- a CDS encoding DUF72 domain-containing protein encodes MSAALYIGCSGFSYRDWKGILYPEGLPPRKWFAYYCTQFNTLEVNVTFYRMPELKVFETWYAQSPADFRFAVKAPRIVTHYKKFNTESAPVLADFYGVVREGLREKLGPILFQLPPKAAYTEELLGRILEHLDPSFHNVLEFRHPSWWEGEIMRELGRHGISFVGQSYPAALPDEVVVNTPQLYYRFHGVPVLYTSAYSEEFLVRVAHDIQAEPSLKEAYVYFNNGIGGAGVVNARQLQQLLGAAPAPEFSAEG; translated from the coding sequence ATGTCCGCTGCTCTCTACATTGGTTGTTCCGGCTTTTCTTACCGCGACTGGAAAGGCATCCTGTACCCCGAGGGGTTGCCGCCGCGCAAGTGGTTTGCCTACTACTGCACCCAGTTCAACACGCTGGAAGTGAACGTGACTTTCTACCGCATGCCGGAGCTGAAGGTGTTCGAGACGTGGTACGCACAAAGCCCCGCCGACTTCCGCTTTGCTGTGAAAGCCCCGCGCATCGTCACACATTACAAGAAATTCAATACCGAATCAGCTCCCGTCTTAGCTGATTTTTACGGCGTAGTGCGAGAAGGTTTGCGCGAGAAGCTTGGCCCCATCTTGTTTCAGTTGCCACCCAAAGCCGCGTACACCGAGGAGCTGCTTGGCCGCATTCTGGAGCACCTCGACCCTAGTTTTCACAACGTGCTCGAATTTCGGCATCCGAGCTGGTGGGAAGGCGAGATTATGCGCGAACTGGGGCGGCACGGCATCAGCTTCGTGGGGCAGAGCTACCCCGCCGCATTGCCCGACGAAGTAGTAGTGAACACGCCGCAGCTGTACTACCGCTTTCACGGCGTACCCGTGCTGTACACATCAGCCTACAGCGAGGAATTTCTGGTGCGGGTAGCGCATGATATTCAAGCGGAACCGAGCCTAAAGGAAGCCTATGTGTACTTCAACAATGGTATTGGTGGAGCCGGTGTAGTGAATGCTCGGCAGCTACAACAATTGCTAGGAGCTGCACCGGCACCTGAGTTTAGCGCGGAAGGCTAA
- a CDS encoding tetratricopeptide repeat protein, translated as MCAAPVVADTAWYASGKKAPMLPGLAGITFSVSSKSPDAIAYFRQGMMLAYGFNHAEAARSFYEVTRQDSTCAMGYWGYSYVLGPNYNAGMEPDNFARAYKAVQQARRLAVHATPKERALIAALAERYPPAPVADRSKFDQAYAAALKNVHQQFPADPDIGALYAEALMDLHPWDIWQKNGDPQPWTAEIVKTLEQVLQRTPNHAGANHFYIHATEASAHPEAANNSAQLLTNLVPGAGHLLHMPSHTYIRTGAYHQGTLANLEALQADSSYTAACHAQGAYPLAYHPHNYHFLTATATLEGNRQLALQGAAKLAAYVSKPLMKDPMIGPSLQHFYTTPYNVAVKFGRWDDVLAMQNFDTTLVYPRAIRHYARGMAWVGKHNITQAKRELAKLRVVGQDTTLKAILFGINSMRALTEIAQRELEGAILHQEGNDARSIAVLREAVILEDQLKYNEPPDWFFSVRHQLGAVLLAAKKYNEAIDVYQQDLKRLPHNGWALSGLYQAYLGAGDTSKAKQTKRELDAAWQWADTKLVASIAQ; from the coding sequence ATGTGTGCAGCACCCGTGGTAGCGGACACGGCGTGGTACGCTTCGGGAAAAAAAGCGCCCATGCTGCCGGGCCTGGCGGGCATTACCTTTTCTGTTTCTTCTAAGAGCCCCGACGCCATAGCTTACTTCAGGCAGGGGATGATGCTGGCCTACGGATTCAACCATGCCGAAGCTGCCCGTTCGTTTTACGAAGTCACGCGGCAAGATTCAACCTGCGCTATGGGCTACTGGGGCTACAGCTATGTGCTGGGTCCAAACTACAACGCGGGTATGGAGCCCGACAATTTTGCCCGGGCCTACAAAGCAGTGCAGCAAGCCCGGCGCCTAGCCGTTCATGCCACGCCTAAAGAGCGGGCGCTAATTGCGGCTCTGGCTGAGCGTTATCCGCCCGCACCGGTTGCTGATCGGTCGAAGTTCGACCAAGCCTATGCTGCAGCTCTGAAAAACGTACACCAGCAATTTCCTGCCGACCCCGACATCGGGGCACTGTACGCCGAGGCCCTGATGGACCTGCACCCCTGGGACATCTGGCAGAAAAATGGCGACCCGCAGCCCTGGACAGCTGAAATAGTGAAAACGCTGGAGCAGGTACTGCAGCGTACGCCAAACCATGCAGGCGCCAACCATTTTTACATTCATGCCACCGAGGCTTCCGCTCATCCCGAAGCAGCCAACAATAGCGCACAGTTACTAACCAACCTAGTGCCGGGCGCGGGGCATTTGCTACACATGCCTTCCCACACCTACATCCGGACCGGGGCCTACCACCAAGGCACGCTGGCTAATCTGGAAGCCCTCCAGGCTGATAGCAGCTACACCGCCGCCTGCCATGCGCAGGGCGCGTATCCGCTAGCCTACCACCCGCACAACTACCATTTTCTAACAGCCACGGCCACGTTGGAAGGCAACCGCCAACTGGCACTGCAGGGCGCTGCCAAACTAGCAGCCTATGTCAGCAAGCCGCTCATGAAAGACCCCATGATAGGGCCGTCGCTTCAGCATTTTTATACCACACCCTACAATGTGGCCGTGAAATTTGGTCGCTGGGATGACGTACTGGCTATGCAGAACTTCGATACCACTTTGGTTTATCCGCGCGCTATCCGGCATTACGCTCGCGGCATGGCTTGGGTGGGCAAGCACAACATCACTCAGGCAAAGCGGGAGTTAGCTAAACTGCGTGTGGTTGGCCAAGACACCACCTTGAAAGCCATTCTCTTTGGCATCAATTCTATGCGCGCCCTAACAGAAATTGCGCAGCGCGAACTAGAAGGCGCCATTCTGCATCAGGAAGGAAATGACGCGCGGAGCATTGCAGTACTGCGGGAAGCCGTGATTTTAGAAGATCAGCTCAAGTACAACGAGCCGCCAGATTGGTTTTTCTCGGTGCGCCATCAGCTAGGAGCCGTTTTGCTTGCTGCCAAGAAATATAATGAAGCTATCGACGTCTATCAGCAGGACTTAAAGCGGCTGCCGCACAACGGCTGGGCCTTGTCGGGCTTGTATCAGGCGTATCTGGGTGCCGGCGACACCAGTAAAGCGAAGCAAACCAAGCGTGAGCTAGACGCGGCCTGGCAGTGGGCCGACACCAAGCTCGTTGCTTCCATTGCGCAATAG
- a CDS encoding RtcB family protein has translation MATSKLRGNDLRKIGYPEGRAINLALDILEDRQLKKLDKGSALATLQKIKEDPYAYLRDSLWRELAKEFVPDPSRDVSLNPEIKDYRRYGDAFIEDGARKQMDTAMKLPVTLDGALMPDAHQGYGLPIGGVLAVDNAVIPYGVGMDIGCRMALSVFDLPAHYLEQRTQELKKLLHNHTRFGNKEVFKNPANDPVLDRPEFKEIPVVKGKREAAINQLGSSGSGNHFVEWGIVDITIEDNDLDLPLGKYMGLLSHSGSRGLGAAIAQHYTKIAMSKCPLPPEARYLAWLGLDSQEGQEYWRAMNLAGDYASACHHDIHRRLSLALGAKPVAKVENHHNFAWKETLPDGREAIVHRKGATPAGQGVLGVIPGSMTAPGFIVRGRGERDSIQSASHGAGRRMSRTQAKQNISEGDLRRHLRDQGIELIGGGLDEAPMAYKDIHQVMAHQRDLVNVLGSFTPRIVRMDAGGGSKSRYGGE, from the coding sequence ATGGCAACTTCCAAGCTGCGCGGCAACGACCTGCGCAAAATCGGTTATCCCGAAGGCCGGGCTATCAACCTAGCCCTGGACATTCTGGAAGACCGACAACTCAAGAAGTTAGACAAAGGCAGCGCCTTGGCTACTCTTCAAAAAATAAAGGAAGACCCCTACGCTTACCTCCGCGACTCGCTGTGGCGGGAATTGGCCAAGGAGTTTGTGCCCGACCCTAGCCGCGACGTCAGTCTGAACCCGGAAATAAAAGACTACCGCCGCTACGGCGACGCCTTCATCGAGGACGGTGCCCGCAAGCAGATGGACACTGCTATGAAGCTGCCCGTAACCCTCGATGGTGCTCTCATGCCCGATGCGCACCAAGGCTATGGCCTGCCCATTGGGGGCGTGCTAGCCGTCGATAATGCTGTGATACCCTACGGCGTAGGTATGGATATCGGCTGCCGCATGGCCTTGTCGGTGTTTGATTTGCCGGCGCACTATCTGGAGCAGCGCACGCAGGAGCTGAAAAAGCTGCTGCACAACCACACGCGTTTCGGCAACAAAGAAGTGTTTAAGAACCCAGCCAACGACCCGGTGCTAGATCGGCCGGAATTCAAGGAAATACCGGTGGTGAAGGGCAAGCGCGAAGCCGCCATCAACCAGCTAGGCTCCTCTGGGTCGGGCAACCATTTTGTGGAGTGGGGCATAGTGGACATTACCATCGAAGACAACGACCTGGACCTACCACTCGGCAAGTATATGGGGCTGCTCTCACACAGCGGGTCGCGGGGGCTAGGGGCCGCCATTGCACAGCATTACACCAAAATAGCCATGAGCAAGTGCCCACTACCGCCCGAGGCGCGCTACTTGGCTTGGCTGGGCCTCGATAGCCAGGAAGGACAGGAATACTGGCGCGCCATGAATCTGGCTGGCGACTACGCTTCCGCCTGTCACCACGATATTCACCGGCGCCTAAGCTTGGCCTTGGGGGCAAAGCCGGTAGCAAAGGTGGAAAACCATCACAACTTCGCTTGGAAAGAGACCCTACCCGATGGCCGCGAAGCTATTGTACACCGCAAAGGCGCCACGCCGGCCGGCCAAGGTGTACTCGGCGTGATTCCGGGGTCTATGACGGCACCCGGGTTTATTGTGCGGGGCCGGGGCGAGCGGGATTCCATTCAGTCGGCTTCGCACGGGGCCGGGCGTAGAATGTCGCGCACGCAAGCCAAGCAGAACATATCGGAGGGCGACCTTCGCCGCCACCTCCGCGACCAAGGCATCGAACTCATTGGCGGCGGCCTAGATGAAGCACCGATGGCCTACAAAGACATTCATCAGGTAATGGCTCACCAGCGCGATTTGGTGAATGTGCTAGGCTCGTTCACGCCCCGCATCGTGCGTATGGACGCCGGCGGTGGCAGCAAAAGCAGGTACGGCGGCGAATAA
- a CDS encoding SOS response-associated peptidase has product MCGRYTTLAPKPVLEKRFDASFKAEADPNYNAAPSQRLPVILNTEPGQIQLLQWGLIPGWVKDLKAAPKPINARAETLPEKPSFRQLLQRRRCLVPADSFYEWQVTAQGKVPHRILLRNEEPFAFAGLWDEWVDKATGEVRPTFTIITTDPNELMAPIHNRMPVMLQGRDAELAWLDDAVSLADHQALLQPYPADLMREYIITTRVNSPANNDVSILEAA; this is encoded by the coding sequence ATGTGCGGCCGCTACACCACCCTTGCTCCAAAACCAGTTCTCGAAAAACGCTTCGATGCCTCTTTCAAAGCGGAAGCTGACCCCAATTACAATGCCGCTCCATCGCAGCGCCTGCCGGTAATCCTTAACACCGAGCCGGGCCAAATTCAGCTTTTGCAGTGGGGCCTGATTCCGGGTTGGGTGAAGGACCTGAAAGCGGCTCCTAAACCTATCAACGCTCGGGCCGAGACCCTACCTGAAAAGCCGTCGTTTCGGCAACTGCTGCAGCGCCGCCGCTGCCTCGTGCCCGCCGACAGCTTCTACGAATGGCAGGTAACGGCGCAAGGTAAGGTGCCGCACCGCATTCTGCTGCGCAATGAAGAGCCTTTTGCCTTTGCGGGCCTTTGGGATGAGTGGGTTGATAAGGCCACCGGCGAAGTGCGTCCCACGTTCACCATCATCACCACCGACCCCAACGAGTTGATGGCCCCCATCCACAACCGCATGCCCGTTATGCTGCAAGGCCGCGACGCCGAGCTAGCTTGGTTGGATGATGCCGTCAGCCTAGCCGACCACCAGGCGCTGTTGCAGCCGTACCCGGCCGACCTCATGCGCGAGTACATCATCACAACCCGCGTAAACTCGCCCGCTAACAACGATGTCAGTATACTGGAGGCGGCTTAG
- a CDS encoding DUF1501 domain-containing protein: MKRRHFLQTTAAATVLPTLLGGLPIGAYGFSPELFDITGGATQTDRVLVLIQLNGGNDGLNMIIPTDQYSALMNARADIAIPQNQVLPLSVNTGIHPAMAGIKNLYENGQIGVVQAVGYPNANYSHFRATDIWTSGSDSNVTITSGWAGRYLNGEYADYPTGYPSTANPDPLAISIGSVVSNCVQGPSVNMGMAIASTSSFYQLLSGGVDAAPNTPAGHELTFIRQVIAQTQVYTTAIQTAARRATNLSPLYPTAGQNSLADQLKIVAQLVAGGLQTRIYVCNLGGFDTHSAQVPTTGSTTTGTHATLLGKISQALEAFQDDLRRLNVHDRVVGMTFSEFGRRIKANSSKGTDHGAAAPLIVFGTSVNPVLHGTNPVLPANAGVNDQVPMQFDFRAIYASILKDWFKVSQTTINELLPSSTIPFPYVPVIRPAVVNGTASAAATNVANFSVYPNPVRERATVEFTGEGGHVQVLLYDALGREAVRLVDRVLPRGPHKIPLDVSQLAAGSYYCHVQEGQRVSSRLVVVQ, from the coding sequence ATGAAACGCAGACATTTCCTTCAAACTACCGCCGCTGCCACGGTATTGCCTACGCTACTTGGGGGCTTGCCTATTGGGGCCTACGGCTTCTCGCCGGAGCTATTCGACATAACAGGTGGGGCCACGCAAACCGACCGGGTGTTGGTGCTTATTCAGCTAAACGGCGGCAACGACGGGCTGAACATGATTATCCCCACCGACCAGTATTCGGCGCTGATGAACGCGCGGGCCGATATTGCCATTCCGCAAAACCAGGTGCTGCCGCTTAGTGTCAACACGGGTATTCACCCGGCCATGGCCGGCATAAAAAACCTGTACGAGAACGGCCAGATTGGGGTGGTGCAAGCCGTAGGCTACCCCAATGCCAACTACTCGCACTTCCGGGCCACCGACATCTGGACCTCGGGCTCCGATTCCAATGTGACCATCACTTCGGGTTGGGCCGGGCGCTACCTCAACGGCGAATATGCCGACTACCCCACTGGCTACCCCAGCACCGCCAACCCCGACCCGTTGGCTATCAGTATCGGGTCGGTGGTGAGCAACTGCGTGCAGGGTCCGAGCGTGAACATGGGCATGGCCATTGCCAGCACTTCGTCGTTCTACCAGTTGCTTTCGGGCGGCGTGGATGCTGCCCCGAACACGCCAGCCGGCCACGAGCTGACTTTTATTCGGCAGGTAATAGCCCAGACCCAGGTATATACCACGGCCATCCAAACGGCAGCTCGGCGAGCTACCAACCTCTCGCCCCTCTACCCTACTGCGGGTCAAAACTCACTGGCCGACCAGCTCAAGATTGTGGCGCAGTTGGTGGCGGGCGGCCTGCAAACGCGCATCTATGTCTGCAATCTGGGCGGCTTCGATACGCACTCGGCGCAGGTGCCGACAACGGGCAGCACCACGACCGGCACGCACGCCACGCTGCTCGGCAAGATTTCGCAGGCTCTAGAAGCTTTCCAAGACGATTTGCGCCGCCTGAACGTGCATGACCGAGTGGTGGGCATGACGTTCTCGGAGTTCGGGCGCCGCATCAAAGCCAACTCCTCGAAAGGCACCGACCACGGCGCGGCGGCTCCGCTCATTGTGTTCGGCACGAGCGTCAACCCGGTGTTGCACGGCACCAACCCCGTGCTACCCGCCAACGCCGGCGTCAACGACCAAGTGCCCATGCAGTTCGACTTCCGGGCCATTTACGCCAGCATTCTAAAAGACTGGTTCAAGGTCTCGCAAACGACGATCAACGAGCTGCTACCATCCTCCACCATTCCCTTCCCTTACGTGCCAGTCATTCGGCCAGCGGTGGTGAACGGCACCGCCTCGGCCGCCGCTACCAACGTGGCGAACTTCAGCGTGTATCCTAACCCTGTTCGGGAGCGGGCCACGGTGGAATTTACGGGAGAAGGCGGCCACGTGCAGGTGCTGCTCTACGATGCGCTTGGCCGCGAAGCAGTCCGGCTTGTAGACCGAGTTCTGCCCCGCGGGCCGCACAAGATTCCGCTCGACGTCTCGCAGCTTGCGGCAGGTTCTTACTACTGCCATGTGCAGGAAGGGCAGCGCGTTAGCTCGCGGCTAGTAGTGGTGCAGTAA